The Armatimonadota bacterium genome includes a window with the following:
- a CDS encoding cellobiose 2-epimerase encodes MTAEEIRQHLVEVRSHLEDELLPFWLKHGVDEEYGGFLTYFDRDGNPTGETVKTLLCQARMIFSYSLAHRKGYGEGAFLERGRQGVQFVIRHFWDETHGGWFWTAERDGKPLDRKKIVYGHSFVIYAFAEFYRATGDAAALEWACRTFDLLQDRAADVLHGGYYEFFEEDWRHTPPGAYGGDRKSLDVHMHLMEAFTNLFAASGHHIHRRRALEVLELIYSRMLHPEHGTGIPQFTPNFHPLRAIILKNVWGSDREVDDPEGRPLDNTSYGHNVELGWLTTWAVDVLGADQAHYYPKVRRLYEHCLEFGLDWQLGGVWCEGPHAGPARERNKEFWQQAETLIAMLDGVQRFGDLRFWEAYRNVHRFVFDYVINHRVGEWYALLGPDNRVIWDYLGHEWKINYHTIRSTVECLERLAALQEAAESG; translated from the coding sequence ATGACGGCAGAAGAGATCCGGCAGCACCTTGTGGAAGTCCGCTCGCACCTGGAGGACGAGCTCCTTCCTTTCTGGTTGAAGCATGGCGTGGACGAAGAATACGGCGGGTTCCTCACCTACTTCGACCGCGACGGCAATCCCACCGGTGAGACCGTCAAAACCCTGCTCTGCCAGGCCAGGATGATCTTCAGCTACTCCCTGGCTCACAGGAAAGGCTACGGTGAAGGAGCGTTTCTGGAGCGAGGCCGTCAGGGAGTGCAGTTCGTCATCCGACACTTCTGGGATGAAACACACGGCGGCTGGTTCTGGACTGCCGAGCGGGACGGGAAGCCGCTCGATCGCAAGAAGATCGTTTACGGGCACAGCTTCGTCATTTACGCTTTCGCCGAGTTCTATCGGGCCACTGGGGACGCGGCGGCTCTGGAGTGGGCTTGCCGGACGTTCGATCTGCTCCAGGACCGCGCTGCGGACGTTCTGCACGGGGGCTACTACGAGTTCTTTGAGGAAGACTGGCGCCACACGCCCCCGGGCGCTTACGGGGGAGACCGTAAGTCGCTGGACGTTCATATGCACCTGATGGAGGCGTTCACCAATCTTTTCGCCGCCTCCGGCCATCATATCCATCGCAGGCGTGCCCTGGAGGTGCTGGAGCTCATCTATTCGCGGATGCTTCACCCGGAGCACGGAACGGGGATCCCCCAGTTCACACCGAATTTCCATCCCCTGCGCGCCATCATCTTGAAGAATGTCTGGGGTTCGGACCGCGAGGTGGACGATCCGGAAGGTCGCCCTCTGGACAACACCTCCTACGGCCACAACGTAGAGCTGGGCTGGCTGACGACGTGGGCGGTGGATGTGTTGGGAGCGGACCAGGCACATTACTATCCGAAGGTCCGCCGCCTGTACGAGCACTGTCTGGAGTTTGGTCTGGACTGGCAGCTTGGCGGCGTTTGGTGCGAAGGTCCGCACGCGGGCCCGGCGCGCGAACGCAACAAAGAGTTCTGGCAACAGGCGGAGACGCTGATCGCTATGCTGGACGGCGTCCAGCGGTTCGGGGACTTGCGCTTCTGGGAAGCTTACCGAAATGTCCACCGGTTCGTATTCGACTACGTCATCAATCACCGGGTGGGAGAATGGTATGCGCTCCTAGGGCCGGACAACCGTGTTATCTGGGATTATCTGGGACACGAGTGGAAGATCAATTACCATACAATACGATCCACGGTTGAGTGCCTGGAGCGCCTGGCAGCCTTGCAGGAAGCAGCCGAGAGCGGATAA
- a CDS encoding iron-sulfur cluster assembly scaffold protein: MADLRELYQEVILDHNKSPRNFGKLESPTHQAEGYNPLCGDHYWVYLTVTDGVISDIAFEGSGCAISKAAASLMTSLLKGKPVSDAEKLFERYRAMVTGQGGGDPAEMGRLVVFSEVKNYPTRIKCAVLPWHTLHAALSGEQTASTE, encoded by the coding sequence ATGGCGGATTTGCGGGAGCTGTACCAGGAGGTCATTCTCGACCACAACAAGAGTCCCCGGAACTTCGGAAAGCTGGAAAGTCCCACGCACCAGGCCGAGGGTTACAATCCCCTTTGCGGGGACCACTACTGGGTGTATCTCACCGTCACCGACGGCGTTATCTCGGACATCGCGTTCGAAGGTTCCGGCTGTGCAATCTCCAAGGCTGCCGCATCCCTGATGACCTCTCTTCTGAAAGGTAAGCCTGTCTCCGATGCGGAAAAGCTTTTCGAGCGCTATCGCGCTATGGTTACCGGGCAGGGTGGGGGCGACCCTGCAGAAATGGGCAGGCTTGTGGTTTTCTCTGAGGTCAAGAACTATCCAACCCGCATCAAGTGCGCCGTTCTTCCCTGGCATACGCTGCACGCGGCTCTCTCGGGCGAACAGACGGCCAGCACGGAGTAG
- the rtcB gene encoding RNA-splicing ligase RtcB produces MHQVVKGVKVWGTPDPEAVDQMVRCRSVGSVADAALMADHHKGYSQPIGGVVAYLEHVSPSGVGYDIACGNKAVRTDLKLRDVQPRLHKILDRIQSEISFGIGRKNPDPVDHELFESDTWREVPELLSLKKLAYQQLGTVGAGNHFVDILVEPETEDIWVAVHFGSRGFGHKTATGFLNLAKNRPFDAKAPGEHMDQPPTIIPARSPLGEAYIAAMKLAGRYAYAGRDIVTDQVLRILEARSTFEVHNHHNFAWREKIPTGDLAGQEAWVVRKGATPCFPGQLGFIGGSMGDISVIVRGKESAESREALYSTVHGAGRVMSRTQAAGKMNWRTKQRTGGKISRREMEEAVRRFGVELRGAGTDEAPMVYRKLETVLDAHRDTLEILHVLRPIGVVMAGEDEYDPYKD; encoded by the coding sequence ATGCATCAGGTTGTGAAGGGGGTAAAAGTCTGGGGGACTCCCGATCCCGAGGCTGTAGACCAGATGGTGCGATGCCGCAGTGTCGGCAGCGTGGCGGATGCGGCATTGATGGCGGACCATCACAAGGGGTATTCGCAGCCTATCGGTGGGGTTGTTGCGTATCTCGAGCACGTCAGTCCGTCAGGGGTTGGCTATGACATCGCCTGCGGCAACAAGGCCGTGCGCACTGACCTCAAGCTCCGGGACGTCCAGCCTCGCCTGCACAAGATCCTGGACCGCATCCAGTCGGAGATCTCCTTTGGCATCGGACGCAAGAACCCGGACCCGGTAGATCACGAACTGTTCGAGTCCGATACGTGGCGGGAGGTTCCCGAGCTTTTGAGCCTGAAAAAGCTGGCCTATCAGCAGCTTGGGACGGTTGGCGCGGGTAACCACTTCGTGGATATCCTGGTGGAGCCGGAGACGGAGGACATCTGGGTGGCGGTGCATTTCGGCAGTCGCGGCTTCGGGCACAAGACCGCCACCGGATTCCTGAACCTGGCGAAGAACCGCCCTTTCGACGCCAAAGCCCCTGGCGAGCATATGGACCAGCCTCCGACGATCATTCCTGCGCGCAGCCCGCTGGGAGAGGCTTACATTGCAGCAATGAAGCTTGCCGGACGGTATGCTTACGCTGGGCGGGATATCGTCACGGATCAGGTGCTTCGCATTCTGGAGGCCCGGAGCACCTTCGAAGTGCATAATCACCACAACTTTGCCTGGAGGGAGAAGATCCCCACCGGAGATCTGGCGGGTCAGGAAGCGTGGGTGGTGCGGAAGGGCGCGACACCTTGTTTCCCCGGCCAGCTTGGGTTTATCGGGGGTTCGATGGGCGATATCTCGGTCATTGTCCGGGGCAAGGAGTCGGCGGAATCGCGTGAGGCACTCTATTCGACGGTCCACGGCGCAGGGCGGGTCATGAGCCGTACCCAGGCGGCAGGAAAGATGAACTGGCGCACCAAACAGCGCACGGGCGGAAAGATCAGCCGTCGGGAGATGGAAGAGGCGGTCCGCCGATTCGGGGTGGAGCTTCGCGGAGCTGGAACGGACGAAGCCCCGATGGTTTACCGCAAGCTGGAAACCGTGCTGGACGCGCATCGGGACACGCTGGAGATCCTGCACGTGCTGCGGCCCATCGGCGTGGTGATGGCCGGCGAGGACGAATACGACCCCTACAAGGACTGA
- a CDS encoding cysteine desulfurase → MPPSTVQQGLQFPATGFDVYRTRQEFPILNQFVRGKPLIYLDNAATTQKPNTVLCGLNQFYGCCNSNIHRGVHFLSELATRQYEDARLNAQTFLNARSHREIIFVRGATEGINLVAYSYGRAFLKEGDEIIISAMEHHANIVPWQVVCEQTGARLRVVPINDDGEFLMEEYEKLLSERTKIVSVVHISNALGTVNPVKEIVRKAHEAGAVALVDGAQSVAHIPVDVQDLECDFFVFSGHKLFGPTGIGILYGRESLLERMPPYQTGGDMILSVTFEKTVYNDLPYKFEAGTPNIGGAIALSPALDFVRSVDLRKVAPYEDALLKYATERLLEIPGLRIIGNAREKAAVISFVMDCAHPHDIGTILDSEGIAIRTGHHCAQPVMQRFGVPATARASFALYNTPEDVDALVKGLQKVVEVFG, encoded by the coding sequence ATGCCGCCGTCCACCGTTCAACAGGGTCTGCAGTTCCCGGCCACAGGGTTCGACGTCTACCGCACACGTCAGGAGTTTCCCATCCTGAACCAGTTCGTGCGCGGCAAGCCGTTGATCTATCTGGACAATGCGGCCACCACCCAGAAGCCGAACACGGTGCTCTGCGGCCTGAACCAGTTCTACGGCTGCTGCAACTCGAATATTCACCGGGGTGTGCACTTCCTCAGCGAACTGGCCACCCGTCAGTACGAGGACGCCCGTCTGAACGCGCAGACGTTTCTGAACGCCCGCTCTCACCGGGAGATCATCTTCGTGCGCGGCGCAACCGAGGGGATAAACCTGGTCGCCTACAGCTACGGCCGGGCGTTTCTGAAGGAGGGGGATGAGATCATCATCTCCGCCATGGAGCACCATGCGAACATCGTTCCCTGGCAGGTGGTGTGCGAGCAGACGGGAGCCAGGTTGCGCGTCGTTCCCATCAACGATGATGGCGAATTCCTGATGGAGGAGTATGAGAAGCTCCTCAGCGAACGCACGAAGATTGTCAGCGTCGTGCATATTTCAAATGCCCTGGGCACGGTGAATCCGGTGAAGGAGATCGTGCGCAAAGCGCATGAGGCGGGGGCCGTGGCGCTGGTGGACGGAGCGCAGTCGGTGGCGCACATTCCGGTGGACGTTCAGGACCTGGAGTGCGATTTCTTCGTTTTCTCGGGACACAAGCTGTTCGGACCCACAGGAATTGGCATTCTCTACGGCCGGGAATCCCTGCTGGAGCGCATGCCGCCCTATCAGACCGGGGGAGATATGATTCTGTCGGTCACCTTCGAGAAAACGGTTTACAATGATCTGCCCTACAAGTTTGAGGCCGGCACCCCCAACATCGGAGGAGCAATTGCCCTTTCTCCCGCTCTGGACTTCGTCCGCAGCGTGGACCTGCGCAAGGTCGCTCCGTACGAGGACGCCCTGCTCAAGTATGCCACGGAAAGACTCCTGGAGATTCCCGGTCTGCGGATCATTGGCAACGCGCGAGAGAAAGCGGCGGTCATCTCCTTCGTCATGGACTGCGCGCATCCGCACGATATCGGGACCATTCTGGACAGCGAGGGTATCGCCATCCGCACCGGCCACCACTGCGCTCAGCCCGTGATGCAGCGTTTCGGCGTTCCGGCGACAGCAAGGGCGTCTTTTGCGCTGTATAATACGCCCGAGGACGTTGACGCTCTGGTGAAGGGGCTGCAGAAAGTGGTCGAGGTATTCGGTTAA
- a CDS encoding ABC transporter ATP-binding protein, with product MTVSQDSRVLLEIRGLRAEVEGKEILRGLDLTINRGEVHAVMGPNGSGKSTLAHVLAGHPAFTVTGGEVIYKGMNLLDLEPEERAREGIFLAFQYPIEIPGVTNATFLRAGVNEIRKHRGLEPLDSFEFLDLVREKSKLVQLDQSLIERDVNEGFSGGEKKRNEIFQMAMLEPDLGILDETDSGLDIDALRIVADGVNSLRSPERSMLVVTHYQRLLNYIVPDFVHVLYQGRIVKSGDKDLALQLEERGYDWIKEEAAASEISEAFSGRL from the coding sequence TTGACAGTGTCTCAGGATTCTCGCGTGCTTCTGGAGATCAGAGGACTCCGGGCGGAGGTGGAAGGGAAGGAGATCTTGCGGGGTCTCGATCTGACCATCAACCGCGGTGAAGTCCACGCGGTTATGGGCCCGAACGGCTCCGGGAAGAGCACCCTCGCTCACGTGCTTGCCGGTCACCCGGCATTTACGGTGACGGGGGGAGAGGTCATTTACAAAGGGATGAATCTGCTTGATCTGGAGCCGGAGGAGCGGGCCCGGGAGGGCATCTTCCTGGCTTTTCAGTATCCCATAGAGATTCCCGGCGTCACCAACGCGACCTTCCTCCGGGCGGGTGTGAATGAGATCCGCAAGCACCGGGGTTTGGAGCCTCTGGATTCCTTCGAGTTCCTGGACCTGGTGCGCGAGAAGAGCAAGCTGGTGCAGTTGGACCAGAGTCTTATCGAGCGGGATGTAAACGAGGGCTTCTCGGGAGGCGAGAAGAAGCGCAACGAGATCTTCCAGATGGCGATGCTGGAGCCGGACCTGGGCATCCTGGATGAGACGGACTCGGGGCTGGACATTGATGCGCTGCGCATCGTGGCGGACGGTGTGAACAGCTTGCGCAGCCCGGAGCGGTCCATGCTGGTTGTAACGCACTACCAGCGGCTGCTCAATTACATCGTCCCGGATTTCGTTCACGTTCTGTATCAGGGCCGGATCGTGAAATCCGGCGACAAGGACCTGGCTCTTCAGCTTGAGGAGCGCGGTTACGACTGGATCAAGGAGGAGGCTGCAGCCTCTGAGATCTCGGAGGCGTTCAGCGGGCGGCTCTGA
- a CDS encoding hypothetical protein (possible pseudo, frameshifted), translating to MKARGGLDYDTRAPAEGAVLLRRSFAVIFLRHMTRHELESLLQDIRRTRIAVLGDYCLDVYWFINMSRSEQSVETGLDTLPVQWQRCSLGGAGNVVNNLVDLGCGQVAAFGVVGSDPWGHEMLRLLQEKGVDVDGLLTESENWATLTYIKPHIADTEQQRIDFGNFNSLPSERSTELLSKLEARLGQFDVVVVNQQVLQGIHTDEFRQGLRSLIRRHPETVFIVDSRHWSSEYPETVLKVNDREALRLCGRETPPGALVVREEALAAASELHQRTGKTVFVTRGERGCVVCHSGGTEEIPGIQVLSRTDPVGAG from the coding sequence TTGAAAGCTAGGGGCGGCCTCGACTATGATACACGGGCGCCTGCTGAAGGCGCCGTGCTTCTTCGACGCTCTTTCGCGGTGATTTTTCTCAGGCATATGACCCGTCACGAATTGGAATCTCTTCTGCAGGATATCCGCCGTACGCGCATCGCTGTACTGGGTGATTACTGTCTGGACGTCTACTGGTTCATCAACATGTCCCGCAGCGAGCAGTCTGTCGAGACCGGATTGGACACGCTGCCCGTACAATGGCAAAGGTGCTCGCTGGGGGGAGCCGGAAACGTGGTGAACAACTTGGTAGACCTCGGATGCGGTCAGGTGGCAGCGTTCGGCGTGGTGGGGTCCGATCCCTGGGGTCACGAGATGTTGCGCCTCCTCCAGGAGAAAGGAGTGGACGTTGATGGTCTGCTCACGGAGTCTGAGAACTGGGCCACATTGACCTACATAAAACCGCATATCGCGGACACCGAGCAGCAGCGGATAGATTTTGGGAATTTTAACTCTCTGCCTTCTGAGCGGAGCACCGAGTTGCTCTCGAAGCTGGAGGCGCGCCTTGGGCAGTTCGATGTTGTCGTCGTGAACCAGCAGGTGCTGCAGGGGATTCACACGGACGAGTTCCGCCAAGGCCTTCGTAGCCTCATCCGCCGCCATCCGGAAACGGTTTTCATTGTGGATAGCAGGCACTGGAGCTCCGAATACCCGGAGACCGTTTTGAAGGTTAATGATCGGGAAGCCTTGAGGCTATGCGGGCGGGAGACGCCGCCGGGCGCGCTTGTCGTGCGCGAAGAGGCGCTGGCGGCGGCATCGGAGTTGCACCAAAGGACAGGCAAGACCGTGTTCGTCACGCGGGGAGAACGTGGATGCGTGGTCTGCCACTCAGGCGGCACCGAGGAGATTCCGGGTATTCAGGTCCTTTCTCGGACGGATCCCGTAGGCGCCGGGTGA
- the sufB gene encoding Fe-S cluster assembly protein SufB, which translates to MDIKALAESEYKYGFVTDIEAETLPKGLNEDIIRRISELKGEPDFMLQWRLKAYRHWLTMEEPRWPNVRISPIDYNDIIYYSAPVQKKALDSLDQVDPQLLETFEKLGIPLSEQKRLAGVAVDAVFDSVSVATTFQEELLKYGIIFCPISEAIKCHPELVEKYLGSVVPYTDNFYAALNSAVFSDGSFCYIPKGVRCPMELSTYFRINTAGSGQFERTLLIADEGSYVSYLEGCTAPRRDENQLHAAVVELIALKDAEIKYSTVQNWYSGDAEGRGGIYNFVTKRGKCAGENSKISWTQVETGSAITWKYPSCILQGDNSVGEFYSVALTTNHQQADTGTKMIHIGRNTRSTIVSKGISARFGQNSYRGLVKVLPRAENARNYTQCDSMLIGDKCGAHTFPYIEVQNNTARVEHEASTSKISEEQLFYCRQRGLSAEDAVSMVINGFCKEVFRELPMEFAVEATKLLQVSLEGSVG; encoded by the coding sequence ATGGACATCAAGGCTCTGGCTGAGAGCGAATACAAATACGGTTTCGTCACGGACATAGAGGCGGAGACTCTACCGAAAGGGCTCAATGAGGACATCATCCGGCGCATCTCCGAGCTGAAGGGCGAGCCGGATTTTATGCTTCAGTGGCGCCTGAAGGCTTACCGGCACTGGCTGACTATGGAAGAGCCGCGGTGGCCGAACGTGCGCATCTCGCCCATTGACTACAACGATATCATCTACTACTCCGCTCCGGTGCAGAAGAAGGCGCTGGATAGCCTGGACCAGGTGGATCCGCAGCTTCTGGAGACGTTCGAGAAGCTGGGCATCCCCCTATCAGAGCAGAAGCGTCTGGCTGGGGTGGCGGTGGATGCAGTGTTCGACAGTGTCTCTGTAGCCACTACCTTCCAGGAGGAGCTGCTGAAGTACGGTATCATCTTCTGCCCCATTTCGGAGGCCATCAAGTGCCACCCGGAGCTGGTGGAAAAGTATCTGGGAAGCGTAGTGCCGTACACGGATAACTTCTATGCGGCCCTGAACTCCGCCGTCTTCAGCGACGGATCGTTTTGCTATATCCCGAAGGGCGTCCGCTGCCCGATGGAGCTTTCCACTTATTTCCGTATCAACACGGCCGGTTCGGGACAGTTCGAGCGGACACTGTTGATTGCGGATGAAGGCAGCTACGTCAGCTATCTGGAAGGCTGCACAGCTCCTCGCCGCGACGAGAATCAGCTGCACGCCGCCGTGGTGGAGTTGATCGCCCTGAAGGATGCGGAGATCAAGTATTCCACGGTGCAGAACTGGTACTCTGGCGATGCGGAGGGCCGGGGCGGCATCTATAACTTCGTGACCAAGCGGGGCAAATGCGCGGGTGAGAACTCCAAGATCTCTTGGACACAGGTGGAGACCGGCTCCGCCATCACCTGGAAGTATCCCAGCTGCATCCTTCAGGGGGATAACTCGGTCGGGGAATTCTACTCGGTGGCGCTCACCACGAACCACCAGCAGGCCGACACCGGGACCAAGATGATCCACATCGGCCGCAACACCCGGAGCACCATTGTCTCGAAAGGCATCTCGGCCCGGTTCGGCCAGAACTCATACCGCGGGCTGGTGAAGGTGCTGCCGCGCGCCGAGAACGCCCGCAACTACACCCAGTGCGACTCGATGCTTATCGGGGATAAGTGCGGTGCGCATACGTTTCCTTACATCGAGGTGCAGAACAACACGGCCCGCGTGGAGCACGAGGCGTCCACGTCCAAGATCAGCGAGGAGCAGCTGTTCTACTGCCGCCAGCGAGGACTCTCGGCGGAGGACGCGGTCTCGATGGTCATCAACGGTTTCTGCAAGGAAGTCTTCCGCGAGCTGCCGATGGAGTTCGCGGTTGAGGCTACCAAGCTGCTTCAGGTCAGTCTGGAAGGGAGTGTCGGTTGA
- a CDS encoding Fe-S cluster assembly protein SufD, whose product MPGTDSSVKQDLSPHLEWLESFHRSSGPVAPVIAELRGKGRRALAEKGFPTRRNEDWKYTDVSGLARRVFLPVASGLGRKLTEGEIFPFLYESPEWPRLVFVDGRFDRELSSLPGVVPGLVVASLAEGLAGGCGSFERCLGQLARPEFSGFTAQNSAALREGAFIRVAAGAKVEPPLHLLFLATQEGAGSYLRNLIIVEEGAAVTFVETYASLECGDYFTNTVSEIFAGRDAVVDCYRLQMESPSAFHVSHVEAHQEEGSRVSFTTVNTGGLLVRNDLNVLLAGERCEATLNGLTLVDGDRHVDNHTAIDHASPNCESHELYKAVLDGRSRSVFNGKIFVRPGAQKTDAKQTNRSLMLSPLATVNTKPQLEIFADDVKCTHGATVGQLRDEEIFYLRSRGMSEDTARQLLTYGFANDIVEKIRVEPVRAFLDRVQMATLHTSFVSEG is encoded by the coding sequence TTGCCAGGAACTGATTCAAGCGTCAAGCAGGATCTGTCCCCTCATCTGGAATGGCTGGAGAGCTTCCATCGCTCGTCCGGCCCCGTGGCTCCAGTCATCGCGGAGTTGCGGGGAAAGGGGCGCCGCGCCCTTGCGGAGAAGGGCTTCCCCACACGCCGGAATGAGGACTGGAAATACACAGACGTTTCCGGTCTGGCGCGTCGTGTCTTCCTGCCCGTCGCGAGCGGTCTGGGAAGGAAGCTGACGGAAGGAGAGATTTTCCCCTTCCTTTATGAGTCGCCGGAGTGGCCGCGGCTCGTCTTTGTGGATGGCAGGTTCGATCGGGAGCTTTCTTCTCTGCCCGGCGTCGTGCCGGGGCTCGTTGTGGCCAGTCTGGCGGAGGGGCTTGCCGGAGGATGCGGTAGCTTCGAGCGGTGCCTCGGGCAGCTTGCGCGCCCGGAGTTCAGCGGATTCACCGCCCAGAACAGCGCGGCTCTTCGCGAAGGAGCCTTCATCCGCGTAGCAGCCGGGGCGAAGGTGGAGCCGCCGTTGCATCTGCTCTTCCTTGCCACCCAGGAGGGCGCCGGAAGTTACCTTCGCAACCTGATCATCGTGGAAGAGGGTGCGGCGGTCACGTTCGTGGAGACCTATGCCTCTCTGGAGTGCGGCGACTATTTCACGAATACAGTTTCAGAGATCTTTGCCGGGCGCGATGCCGTCGTGGACTGCTACAGGCTTCAGATGGAGTCCCCATCCGCGTTCCACGTGTCGCACGTGGAGGCGCATCAGGAGGAGGGAAGCCGGGTCTCCTTCACGACCGTCAACACTGGGGGCTTGCTCGTCCGCAATGATCTGAATGTTCTCTTGGCGGGTGAGCGCTGCGAGGCGACTCTAAATGGCCTCACCCTGGTGGATGGCGACCGCCACGTGGACAACCATACCGCCATTGACCACGCCAGTCCCAACTGCGAAAGCCATGAGCTGTACAAGGCGGTGCTCGACGGGCGCTCGCGCTCTGTCTTCAATGGCAAGATCTTCGTGCGCCCGGGCGCTCAGAAGACAGACGCCAAGCAGACCAACAGGAGTCTGATGCTCTCGCCTCTCGCGACGGTTAACACCAAGCCGCAGCTTGAGATCTTCGCGGATGACGTGAAATGCACACACGGAGCGACCGTAGGGCAGCTGCGGGACGAGGAGATCTTTTACCTCCGCAGCCGCGGGATGAGCGAAGATACCGCCCGTCAACTATTGACTTACGGCTTCGCTAACGACATTGTGGAGAAGATTCGCGTGGAGCCTGTCCGGGCCTTCCTGGATCGCGTCCAAATGGCCACGCTGCACACATCGTTTGTTTCAGAGGGCTGA